The Mycobacteriales bacterium sequence GTGTAGGTGGCCGGGTGCTCGTCCCGCTTGATGGCGGCGTTCTCGGCGGGCAGGCCGAAGGAGTCCCAGCCGATCGGGTGCAGCACGTCGAAGCCGCGGCGCATCCAGTAGCGCGCCAATACGTCGCACAGGCCGTAGGCCTCCGCGTGACCCATGTGCAGGTCGCCGCTCGGGTAGGGGAACATGTCGAGCACGTACTTCTTGGGCGCGGCTGTCCCCGCCTTCTCGGCCATCCGGCCGGCGCGGTAGAGGTCGAGGCGGTCCCACACCGGCAGCCAGCGGTCCTGTACGGCGTGCGGGTCGTACGCCTGGCGTTCGGGCGCCGTCTCGGTCGTCATGTGCGCCGATCCTACGCGGCGCCGGTCAGGCCTTCTTGATCCACGGGGAGTTCGAGGCGGTTGTCGCACCTGGATCCACCTCGAGATGCGCGTGGATCACCGGGGGAAGCGCCGCCCGTAGGCTCGAGCACGACAGGAGGACGCGTGACGGACACGGGCGGGTCCGCGGGGCGGCTGCGGGTGCTCTCCCCGTGGCAGGCGATCTCGCCGCAGGCGAAGGCGCGCCGCAGGACGTGGTTCCTCGGCGTCGGCGCGCTGTTCGTCCTGGTCTCGCTGCCGTTCGGTTTCCCGACCGGCCGTGAGGTGGTCACCGGCTGGGTGCTGCTCCTGCTGCTGGCCGCCTGTGGCGGCGAGTGGCCGATCTGGCGCCGGTCGGTCGCCCGGGACTGGCTGCCGCTGATCGGCGTGCTGTTCCTCTACGACCTGCTGCGCGGCGTCGCCGACGAGGTCGGCGGCCGGCTGGTCGACCTGCCCGCGCTGCAGAACGGCAAGGCGGGCGCTGCGGGCACCGATCATGCCCACGTGCTGCCGCAGTTGCGGGCCGACGAGGTGCTGTTCGGCTGGCTGACCGGAGGCCCCGTGCCGACCGTCTGGCTGCAGGACCGGCTGCACGTCGCGGGTGATGTCCGGTGGTACGACGTGCTGATCGTCCCGGTCTACATGTCGCACTTCGTCGTGCCGATGGCATTGGCCGTCGCGCTGTGGGTCACCCGTTACCACCTGTTCCGCCGCTACGTGTGGACCCTGGTCGCGCTGACGCTGATCACCCTGGCGACCTACGTGGTGTTCCCGGCCGCTCCGCCGTGGATGGCCGGGCTCAACGGCTACCTGCCGGAGGTCGCGCGGGTGGTGGGCGACACGCTGCGGGCGACCGGCATCGGGGAGGTCCGCAACGCCGTGGCGCGCGGCGAGGCGTACGCCAACGGCGTCGCGGCCATCCCCTCGCTGCACTCGGGCGTGCCGGTCATGGTGCTGCTGTTCAGCTGGCGGCTCGTCCGAGTCCGCACCCGCGTGCTGCTGGTCCTGTACGTCCTCGCCATGACCTTCACGCTGACCTACGCCGGCGAGCACTACGTCGTCGACGCCTTCGTCGGCTGGGGCTACGCCGCGGTCGCCGTCCACGGCGTCGCCTGGCTGTTCCGCCGCAGGCAGGTGCCGGTGACCGCCGACGACGCCGAGGTGCTCGACGCGCTGGTCCCGCGGGCCTGACACCGAGCGGCCGGCGCCGGCGCCGGCTCGCCCAGCGACACGGGCCCCTCGGGAGCGTGCGGAGGAGTTTGCGGGCCGGCCGCGGGGGCCACGTCCTGTGGTGGGACGACCCCGAGGAGGCACCGTGTTCTGGTCGACGCTGACCGGCAGGCTCGAGCAGGCCAAGGTTCTGGACCCGGTGGTCGAAAGCGTCGCGGGCGTCGTGCACGCGGCGCTCCCCCGCGGCCGGGTCAAGGACGCGCTGCACGGCACCTGGCTGGGCCACCAGCTGCACCCGCTGCTCATCGCCGGCCCGATCGGCCTGTGGTCCGGCGCCGTGCTGCTCGACCTGACCGCCGGTGAGGGCGGGCGCGACGCCGCCCGCCGGCTGGTCGGGGCGGGTGTGCTGGCCGTCGCGCCCACCGCCGCCTCCGGGCTGGCGGACTGGTCCGAGCTGGGCAGCGCCAAGCGGCCCAAGCGGGTCGGCCTCGTCCACGCGGCGGCCAACACCGCCACCACGGTGCTGTACGCCGCCAGCTGGCTGGCGCGGCGCCGGGGCGACCACGCCGCGGGCCGCCGGCTCGCGCTGGCCGGCACGGCCGGCCTGGTTGTCGGCGGCTATCTGGGCGGCCACCTGTCCTACGCGCAGGGCGTGGGGGTCAACCGCAACGCCGACGAGCAGGTCGAGCCGCGCGACTGGACGGACGCCGCGGCGGCGGCCGACCTCGTCGACGGTCGTCCGTACCGCGTCGAGGTGCAGGGTCAGCAGGTCGTGCTGGTCCGCTCCGGCGGCCGGCTGCACGCCCTCGGCGCGACGTGCGGCCACTGGGGTGCACCGCTCGAGGACGGCACCTTGGTCCAGGCGGGCGGTGACACCTGCCTCGAGTGCCCCTGGCACGGCAGCCGCTTCCGGCTCGCGGACGGCAGCGTCGCTCGGGGGCCCGCCACCTCACCGCAACGGTCGTACGACGTGGCGACCGTCGGCGAGCGCATCCAGGTCCGGGTCCACTCGTAGCCCCCCGGGCTGATGAGCCTGCTGCGGCCCTGCTCCTCGCGGCGGCCGCCGGCGTACCCGCCGGGAATGCCGCCGGCCGACCGCGTTGTTGCACCGACAACTTGACCTCGACGGAGAGACACCATGACCCACGACGGCACCGACATCCTCGACCCGGCGACGGGTCTGACCCCGGCGAACCTGCGCGCCGCGGCGCTCACGGCCTGCAACTACGCCACCGACGCCGAGGACGCGCGCTACCTGCTGGAGGCCCTCGGACTTCTTCAGGACCTGCGCCCGGACGCCCTGGCGAGCTAGTGCGGGCCTGTCGCCTCCAACCGAGGTGGCTCAGCCGCCGAGCTCCTCGATCAGCTGGCTGACCGCACGCAGCAGTTCGCCGTGGTCCGGCTCGTCGGCGTGCGGGTCACGCTGCCCGGCGGCGAAGGCCTCGGCAGCCACCGCGGCGGTGACGGCGGCGAACGCAGTGAACTGCCGGCCGACGACCTCCAGCATCACCGTCAGCGCCGGGACCGACTCCTCGCGTACGTGGCCGATGCCGCCGACCACGCGGGCCAGCAGGTCGTTCAGCGCCACCCCCGAGACGGCCCGCAGGCCGTCAGCGCCGGCATCGGCGTACATCGCCGTCAGCAGCGCGAGGGCAGCGCGGCGCGCGGCGGCGTCCTGCTCGGGGTCCGGCACCAGCTCGATCGAGATGTCCACCACGCCTGAAGCGTCTCAGGCCGGCGTCGCGGCCGCGACGGCAGCCTGACCGACGCTGATCGACCCGTCGTTGGGCGACAGCTGCTCGTGCTGCAGGACCCGCAGCCCGGCGCTGCGCAGCCGGGTGGCCAGCAGGTCGCTCAGCAGGACGTTCTGGAAGACGCCCCCGCTCAGGGCCACGGTGTCGACACCGGCCTGCGCGGCCTGCGCGACGGCCAGCGCGGCGGCACCCTCGGCCAGGCCGCGGTGGAATCCGGCAGCCATCACCTCCACCGGGAGACCTCGCCGCCGGTCCCCGAGCAGCGCGGCGAGCATCGGCGCCGGGTCGAGCGTGGCGTCGCGGATGTCGAACTCGTACTGCGGCACCGATCCCGGATCGGCTGTCCGCGCCACCGCCTCGAGGTCGACCGCAGCCTGTCCTTCATACGTCACGCAGGTACGCAGCCCCAGCAGGGCCGCGACCGCGTCGAAGAGCCGGCCCGCGCTCGAGGTCTCCGGTGCGCGACCGGACGCCACCACCGACAGGACGGATGCCCACCGCTCGTCCAGGCGCGGGCCGTGCTCGGCGGCGACGTCGGCTCCCAGGCTGCGGTGCAGCCATGCCAGCGCCATCCGCCACGGCTCGCGGACGGCCGCATCACCGCCCGGCAACGCGACGGTGGCGAGATGGCCGACCCGGGTGAAACCGGTCAGGTCGGCGAGCAGGAACTCCCCGCCCCACAGCGTCCCGTCGGTCCCCAGACCCACGCCGTCGAAAGCGATCCCGAGGACAGGCGAGATCACCCCGTGCTCGGTCAGGCAGGCCGCGATGTGCGCGTGGTGGTGCTGCACGCCCAGCAGCGGCAACCCGCTCTCGGCGGCCCAGGCCGTCGACCGGTAGTCCGGGTGCAGGTCGTGCGCGACCACCGCCGGCAGCACCCCGCTGAGCGAGACGAGGTGCTCGACGGCGGCGACGAAGGCGGTGTACGCAGCCCACTCGTCGAGGTCACCCAGGTGCTGGCTGAGCACGAGCGAGCGGCCGCGCGCGAGCGCGACGGTGTTCTTGAGCTGGGCCCCCACCGCGAGCACGGGGCGGGCAGCCTCGACCGGCAGGCGTAGCGGCTGCGGGACCCAGCCCCGCGCGCGCCGCACCATCTGCACCCGCTCGCCCGGCAGGCTGCGCAGGATCGAGTCGTCGACCCGGACGTGGATCTCCCGGTCGTGCGACAGCAGCCCGTCGGTCATCGGGCCGAGCCGGTCGTGGGCCTCGTCGTCGCGGTGGACGACCGGCTCGTCGCTCTGGTTCCCGCTCGTCATGACCAGCGGCCGCCGGGCGGCGCCGAGCAGCAGCTCGTGGAGCGGGCTGGAGGGCAGCATCACGCCCAGGTCGGGCAGCCCGGGAGCCACCGCCGCCGCGAGACCGGCCGCCGGAATACGGGGCGCGAGGACGATCGGGCGCCGCGAGGACACCAGGGCCGCCCGGGCCACGGCGTCCAACCGGCACAGTTGCTGCGCGCCGGCCAGGTCGCCGACCATGACCGCGAACGGCTTCTCGTCCCGCCGCTTGCGCTGCCGCAGCGCCTGCACCGCGGCCTCGTCGGTGGCGTCGCAGGCCAGGTGGTAGCCGCCGATGCCCTTCACCGCGACGATGCCGCCGCCGGTCAGGCAGGCCACGGCGGCATCCAGCGCAGCCGGTCCGTCCAGCTCCGCTCCGCCGCTGGACCAGGTCAGCCGCGGCCCGCAGACGGGGCAGGCGTTCGGCTGGGCATGGAAGCGCCGGTCCGCCGGGTCGTCGTACTCCGCCTGGCACCGGGCGCACATCGCGAAGGACGCCATCGTGGTCGCCGGGCGGTCGTACGGGACCGACCGGACGATCGTGTAGCGCGGGCCGCAGTCGGTGCAGTTGGTGAAGGGATAGCCGAAGCGCCGGTCGGCCGGATCGGCCAACTCCGCCAGACAGGCCGCGCAGGGCGCGACGTCGGCGCTGACCCGCACGTCGGTCGCGTCCCCCGGCGTGCTGGCGACGATGGTGAAACCGGTCCCGCCCTGTGGGGGGAGCACGGCGGCGTCGACGGCCTCGACGGCGGCCAGTGCAGGCGGATCGGTCTCCAGCGCGCGCTGCAGCAGGTCCAGCGCCGCGGCCGGACCCTCGACCTCCAGAACGACGCCCTGTCCGTCGTTGCCGACCCACCCGGCCAGGCCGAGCTCGACCGCCCGCCGGTAGACGAACGGGCGGAAACCGACACCCTGCACCGTGCCCCGGACAGAAAGGCGCCGACGCTCGACGGCGGGCAGGGGCACGGTCAGCAGATGCGCGGGAGCGGGTCGCCGACGAGCATGTCGACGATCCGGGTGCCACCGAAGGCGGTCTCCAGCAGCACGATCCGTTCCGGCTCCGCCGCGATCCGGCCGATGACGGCAGCGTCGGCGCCCAGCGGGTGCTGCCGCATCGCGGCCACCGCGGCCTGCGCCTGGTCGGCCGGCACGACGGCGACGAGCTTGCCTTCGTTCGCGACATAGAGCGGGTCGATCCCGAGCAGGTCGCAGGCGCCGACCACCGGGCGGCGCAGCGGCAGGGCGGCCTCCTGAAGCACCACCGCGACCTCGGCATCGGCCGCCAGCTCGTTGCACACCGTCCCGACACCGCCCCGGGTGGGGTCTCGTAGCCAGCGGGTGTCCGGCGCTGCGGCCAGCAGGAGCTCGACCAGCTCACCGAGTGGCGCCGTGTCGGACTCGACGTCGGCCTCGAGGTCGAGGTCCCCGCGCGCGAGCATGACCGCGACCCCGTGGTCGGCGAGCGTCCCGCTCACCAACACCGCGTCACCCGGGCGCACCAGCTGCGCGCCCAGCTGGCGCTCCGCCGGGATCATCCCCACACCGGCCGTGGTGATGTAGAGGCCGTCGGCAGCACCGGTGTCCACCACCTTGGTGTCACCGGTGACGATCGTGACGCCGGCCTTCGCCGCGGCCTCCGCCATGTCCGCGACGATCGCCTTGAGCTCCTCGACCGGGAAGCCCTCCTCGATCACGAACGCCGCCGACAGCCACATCGGGCGGGCACCGCACATCGCCAGGTCGTTGACCGTCCCGTGCACGGCCAGATGGCCGATCGAGCCGCCGGGGAACCGGCGGGGCTTCACGACGTAGGAGTCGGTGGAGAACGCCATGCGGTCCCCGGACGGCGTCACGAGCAGCGCCCCGTCGCCCAGCTGCTCGAGCTGCTCGTTGCGAAACGCCTCGAGGAAGACCGCGTCGATCAGGGCCGCGGACGCCTTTCCCCCGGCGCCGTGCGCGAGCGTGACGACATCGTCGGTCAACCGAGGGCGGCGCCGACGGAAGGACTCGACCCGCTCGAGCACCAGCTCCTGGCGGCCGTCCGCGGTCGGCGCCGTCACACCGCCGCCGCGGCGAGACCCGCGGCCGTGCTGTGCAACCGGCCGAAGGTGTAGTAGGCCGCGCAGGCGCCCTCGGAGGAGACCATGCAGGTGCCGATGGGTGTCTCGGGCGTGCACGCCGTGCCGAAGACCTTGCACTCCCAGGGCTTGATGACGCCCTTGAGCACCTCACCGCACTGGCAGGACTTCGGGTCGGCCACCCGCACGCCGGGCACCTCGAACAGCCGCTCCGCGTCGTACGCCGCAAAGTCGTCGTTCAGAGCCAGCGCGCTCTGGGCGATGAAGCCCAGGCCGCGCCACTCGAAGTGCGGCCGCAGGGTGAAGACCTGCTCCAGGATCCGGAGCGCAATCGGGTTGCCCTCATCGGTGACGACCCGGTTGTACTGATTCTCCACCTCACACCGGCCGTCGGCGTACTGCTGCAGCAGCATGACTACGGCCTGCAGGATGTCGAGCGGTTCGAAACCGGCGGTGACCAGCGGCAGGCCGTACCGCTGCGGGACGAAGTCGTACGGCCGGTTGCCGATCACGGTACTGACGTGGCCCGGGCCGAGGAAGCCGTCCAGGCGCAGGTCCGGCGAGTTCAGAATGGCCTTGAGCGGCGGCACGATCGTCACGTGGTTGGAGAAGACGCTGAAGTTCTGCACTCCCAGCTCGCGCGCCCGCAGCAACGTCACAGCGGTCGACGGCGCAGTCGTCTCGAAGCCGACGGCGAAGAACACCACCTGCTTGTCCGGGTTGGCCAGGGCCAGCTTCAGCGCGTCGAGCGGGCTGTAGACCATGCGCACGTCGGCGCCGCGGGCCTTGGCCTCGAGCAGGCTGGAGGTGCTACCGGGCACTCGCAGCATGTCGCCGAAGGACGTGAAGATCATGTCGGGTCGCTCGGCCAGCGCGATCGCGTCGTCCACGCGCCCCATCGGGATCACGCAGACCGGACAGCCGGGCCCGTGCACCAGCTCCACGGTGTCGGGGAGCAGCTGCTCGATGCCGTGTCGGTAGATGGTGTGCGTATGACCGCCGCACACCTCCATGAAGGCGTACGGCACGCCGCCTCGGCCGCCCTCGGCCAGCTCGGTGATGCGGCGGACCGCGACGCGCGCGGCCGCAGGATCGCGGTACTCGTCGACGTACTTCACAGGCCCTCCTGGGGCTCGAGACGATCCTGGACTCGCTGCCAGAGCGCATGGGCGAGCGCCGACTGCGCCTCCTGCGTCCGGTGCACACTCTGCCCCTCGACAGCGAGACAGTGCTGGAGATCGGCGCAGGTACCCATGGCCCCGCCGCCGTAGCCGGCCAGCCCGACGGTCAGCATCCCGGCTCGACGGGCCTGTGCGAAGGCGCGCAGCACGTTCGCAGACCCGCCGCTGGTGGACAGCCCCAGCGCGATGTCGCCGGCCCGGCCGTGCGCCATGAGCTGGCGGGCGAACACCACCTCGACGCCGACGTCGTTGGACAATGCCGTCAGCACCGCCGGGTCGGCCGCCAGGGACCGCGCGGGCAGCGACCGGCCGGTCGTCGGGGAGACGAACAGCGCCGACATGCCCGCGGCGTCGGTGGCCGAGCCGCCGTTGCCGAAGCAGAACAGTCGCCCGCCGGCGGCGAAGGCCGCGGCCATGGCGTCCGCAGCGGCGTCGAGCACCGGTCCCAGCTCGACCACGGTACGGATGCGTGCCTGCGCGCTCTCCAGCGTCTTGGCCT is a genomic window containing:
- a CDS encoding phosphatase PAP2 family protein encodes the protein MTDTGGSAGRLRVLSPWQAISPQAKARRRTWFLGVGALFVLVSLPFGFPTGREVVTGWVLLLLLAACGGEWPIWRRSVARDWLPLIGVLFLYDLLRGVADEVGGRLVDLPALQNGKAGAAGTDHAHVLPQLRADEVLFGWLTGGPVPTVWLQDRLHVAGDVRWYDVLIVPVYMSHFVVPMALAVALWVTRYHLFRRYVWTLVALTLITLATYVVFPAAPPWMAGLNGYLPEVARVVGDTLRATGIGEVRNAVARGEAYANGVAAIPSLHSGVPVMVLLFSWRLVRVRTRVLLVLYVLAMTFTLTYAGEHYVVDAFVGWGYAAVAVHGVAWLFRRRQVPVTADDAEVLDALVPRA
- a CDS encoding Rieske 2Fe-2S domain-containing protein, yielding MFWSTLTGRLEQAKVLDPVVESVAGVVHAALPRGRVKDALHGTWLGHQLHPLLIAGPIGLWSGAVLLDLTAGEGGRDAARRLVGAGVLAVAPTAASGLADWSELGSAKRPKRVGLVHAAANTATTVLYAASWLARRRGDHAAGRRLALAGTAGLVVGGYLGGHLSYAQGVGVNRNADEQVEPRDWTDAAAAADLVDGRPYRVEVQGQQVVLVRSGGRLHALGATCGHWGAPLEDGTLVQAGGDTCLECPWHGSRFRLADGSVARGPATSPQRSYDVATVGERIQVRVHS
- the hypF gene encoding carbamoyltransferase HypF produces the protein MPLPAVERRRLSVRGTVQGVGFRPFVYRRAVELGLAGWVGNDGQGVVLEVEGPAAALDLLQRALETDPPALAAVEAVDAAVLPPQGGTGFTIVASTPGDATDVRVSADVAPCAACLAELADPADRRFGYPFTNCTDCGPRYTIVRSVPYDRPATTMASFAMCARCQAEYDDPADRRFHAQPNACPVCGPRLTWSSGGAELDGPAALDAAVACLTGGGIVAVKGIGGYHLACDATDEAAVQALRQRKRRDEKPFAVMVGDLAGAQQLCRLDAVARAALVSSRRPIVLAPRIPAAGLAAAVAPGLPDLGVMLPSSPLHELLLGAARRPLVMTSGNQSDEPVVHRDDEAHDRLGPMTDGLLSHDREIHVRVDDSILRSLPGERVQMVRRARGWVPQPLRLPVEAARPVLAVGAQLKNTVALARGRSLVLSQHLGDLDEWAAYTAFVAAVEHLVSLSGVLPAVVAHDLHPDYRSTAWAAESGLPLLGVQHHHAHIAACLTEHGVISPVLGIAFDGVGLGTDGTLWGGEFLLADLTGFTRVGHLATVALPGGDAAVREPWRMALAWLHRSLGADVAAEHGPRLDERWASVLSVVASGRAPETSSAGRLFDAVAALLGLRTCVTYEGQAAVDLEAVARTADPGSVPQYEFDIRDATLDPAPMLAALLGDRRRGLPVEVMAAGFHRGLAEGAAALAVAQAAQAGVDTVALSGGVFQNVLLSDLLATRLRSAGLRVLQHEQLSPNDGSISVGQAAVAAATPA
- the hypE gene encoding hydrogenase expression/formation protein HypE: MTAPTADGRQELVLERVESFRRRRPRLTDDVVTLAHGAGGKASAALIDAVFLEAFRNEQLEQLGDGALLVTPSGDRMAFSTDSYVVKPRRFPGGSIGHLAVHGTVNDLAMCGARPMWLSAAFVIEEGFPVEELKAIVADMAEAAAKAGVTIVTGDTKVVDTGAADGLYITTAGVGMIPAERQLGAQLVRPGDAVLVSGTLADHGVAVMLARGDLDLEADVESDTAPLGELVELLLAAAPDTRWLRDPTRGGVGTVCNELAADAEVAVVLQEAALPLRRPVVGACDLLGIDPLYVANEGKLVAVVPADQAQAAVAAMRQHPLGADAAVIGRIAAEPERIVLLETAFGGTRIVDMLVGDPLPRIC
- the hypD gene encoding hydrogenase formation protein HypD — encoded protein: MKYVDEYRDPAAARVAVRRITELAEGGRGGVPYAFMEVCGGHTHTIYRHGIEQLLPDTVELVHGPGCPVCVIPMGRVDDAIALAERPDMIFTSFGDMLRVPGSTSSLLEAKARGADVRMVYSPLDALKLALANPDKQVVFFAVGFETTAPSTAVTLLRARELGVQNFSVFSNHVTIVPPLKAILNSPDLRLDGFLGPGHVSTVIGNRPYDFVPQRYGLPLVTAGFEPLDILQAVVMLLQQYADGRCEVENQYNRVVTDEGNPIALRILEQVFTLRPHFEWRGLGFIAQSALALNDDFAAYDAERLFEVPGVRVADPKSCQCGEVLKGVIKPWECKVFGTACTPETPIGTCMVSSEGACAAYYTFGRLHSTAAGLAAAAV
- a CDS encoding SIS domain-containing protein encodes the protein MSFLYPMLDTDERDATALLADLARSAQAKTLESAQARIRTVVELGPVLDAAADAMAAAFAAGGRLFCFGNGGSATDAAGMSALFVSPTTGRSLPARSLAADPAVLTALSNDVGVEVVFARQLMAHGRAGDIALGLSTSGGSANVLRAFAQARRAGMLTVGLAGYGGGAMGTCADLQHCLAVEGQSVHRTQEAQSALAHALWQRVQDRLEPQEGL